In the genome of Thermoanaerobacterium sp. PSU-2, one region contains:
- a CDS encoding protein-glutamate O-methyltransferase CheR has protein sequence MIPNEQNYLGDLANYIYDFCGIDYKNNLNNLKMKIEARIKELGLSAWEYFGYIKMEPEELDVLIELITVNETYFFREENLLEEFKNSILPEYINSANNNAIRIWSAACSTGEEPYTIGMLIEDSGLFKKHEVQIIATDINKKVLEKAKKGLYKKNSLSFRRTTKDVYDKFFIDHGEYYKVKDEITKMVEFKRINLLDNDLEEKIGKCDIIFCRNVLIYFDEHAIRKIINAFYRILNPGGYLLLGHAESITGIHSGFEVIHKPSVFYYKRKG, from the coding sequence ATGATACCAAATGAACAGAATTATTTAGGGGATTTGGCGAATTATATATACGATTTTTGTGGAATTGATTATAAAAATAATTTAAACAATCTCAAGATGAAAATTGAAGCAAGGATTAAAGAATTAGGGCTATCTGCTTGGGAATATTTTGGATATATCAAAATGGAACCAGAAGAATTGGATGTGTTAATAGAATTAATAACTGTGAACGAAACATATTTTTTTAGAGAAGAAAATTTGTTAGAAGAATTTAAGAACTCAATTTTGCCTGAATATATTAATTCTGCAAACAATAATGCCATACGTATATGGTCTGCAGCCTGTTCGACAGGTGAGGAGCCGTACACGATCGGTATGCTTATTGAAGATAGCGGTTTGTTTAAAAAACATGAAGTTCAAATTATTGCGACAGACATTAATAAAAAGGTATTGGAAAAAGCTAAAAAAGGTCTTTATAAGAAAAATTCATTATCATTTAGGAGAACTACAAAAGATGTATATGACAAATTTTTTATAGATCATGGAGAATACTATAAAGTTAAAGATGAAATTACCAAAATGGTGGAATTTAAGAGAATAAATCTCTTGGATAACGATCTTGAAGAGAAAATAGGTAAATGTGATATTATATTTTGTAGGAACGTGTTAATATATTTTGATGAACATGCAATTCGAAAGATAATCAATGCTTTTTATAGAATTTTAAATCCTGGCGGTTACTTGTTGCTAGGCCATGCTGAGTCAATAACTGGTATTCACAGTGGATTTGAAGTAATACATAAGCCTTCTGTTTTCTATTACAAAAGAAAGGGATGA